The Listeria sp. PSOL-1 genome includes a region encoding these proteins:
- a CDS encoding glycoside hydrolase family 1 protein: MKYVFPQNFFWGSAASGPQMEGAAAVDGRKPSIWDHWYNIEPERFFDQVGPENTSNFYYQYKEDIALMKQLGHNSFRTSIQWTRLIPDGVGEVNPKAVTFYNHVIDELIANGIEPFITLYHFDMPLSMQEKGGFESREVVNAYVLFAETCFKLFGDRVKYWFTFNEPIVPVEAGYLYDMHYPNVVDFKRAVQVAFGTTLAHARAVERYHELALDGQIGIVLNLTPSYPRSQNPADVKAAHIADLFFNRSFLDPVTKGEFPADLVEIIREHDFLPEYQLNDLEIIRQNKIDFLGVNYYQPRRVKAKENLPNPEAPFMPEHLFDNYAMPNRKMNRYRGWEIYEKAMYDICINLRDNYHNLPFYISENGMGVEGEDRYRNEEGFIDDSYRINFMKEHLKWLNKAILEGANCHGYHLWTFIDCWSWANAYKNRYGLVEVDLANHYKRIIKSSGYWYKDLAQNNGFCID; this comes from the coding sequence ATGAAGTATGTTTTTCCACAAAATTTTTTCTGGGGTAGTGCAGCAAGTGGTCCGCAAATGGAGGGAGCAGCAGCTGTCGATGGACGGAAACCAAGCATTTGGGATCATTGGTATAATATTGAACCAGAACGCTTTTTTGACCAAGTCGGTCCAGAAAACACGTCGAATTTTTATTATCAATATAAAGAGGACATCGCTTTAATGAAGCAACTGGGTCATAATTCATTTCGGACATCTATTCAGTGGACTCGCTTAATTCCAGATGGTGTTGGCGAAGTAAATCCTAAAGCGGTAACCTTTTATAATCATGTTATTGATGAACTAATTGCAAACGGAATTGAACCATTTATTACTTTGTACCACTTTGATATGCCGCTTTCTATGCAGGAAAAAGGAGGTTTTGAGTCACGTGAAGTGGTAAATGCATACGTTTTGTTTGCTGAAACTTGTTTCAAATTATTTGGTGATCGCGTGAAGTATTGGTTTACTTTTAACGAGCCAATTGTGCCCGTTGAAGCTGGTTATTTATATGACATGCATTATCCAAATGTTGTTGATTTCAAACGTGCAGTACAAGTAGCCTTTGGGACAACACTTGCGCATGCTAGGGCTGTGGAAAGATATCATGAATTAGCGTTAGATGGTCAAATTGGAATCGTCTTAAATTTAACGCCTTCTTACCCTCGGAGTCAGAATCCAGCTGATGTAAAAGCAGCGCATATTGCTGATTTATTTTTCAATCGGAGTTTTTTAGATCCAGTAACAAAAGGAGAATTTCCAGCTGATCTCGTGGAAATTATACGGGAGCATGATTTTTTACCAGAATATCAGCTAAATGATTTAGAAATCATTCGCCAAAATAAAATTGATTTTTTAGGTGTTAATTATTATCAACCGCGGCGTGTAAAAGCAAAAGAAAACCTACCAAATCCAGAAGCACCATTTATGCCAGAACATCTTTTTGACAATTATGCAATGCCAAATCGCAAAATGAATCGCTACCGTGGTTGGGAAATTTATGAAAAAGCAATGTATGATATTTGTATTAATTTACGTGATAATTATCATAATCTGCCTTTTTATATTTCTGAAAATGGAATGGGTGTGGAAGGTGAAGATCGTTATCGGAATGAAGAAGGATTCATTGATGATTCTTACCGAATTAATTTTATGAAAGAACATTTGAAGTGGTTAAATAAAGCGATCTTAGAGGGGGCTAATTGTCACGGTTATCATTTATGGACATTTATCGATTGTTGGAGCTGGGCGAA
- a CDS encoding NCS2 family permease, with translation MDKFFKLMENKTSVKTEVLAGLTTFLSMAYVLFVNPTMLHTTGMPLKTVFVATVLAAVVGSLLMGLIANYPIGLAPGMGLNAFFAYTVCAQWGIPWQTALSGVLVSGIVFICLTISGIREKVINAIPAELKYAVGAGIGFFIAFLGMKNAGIIVSNPSTIVALGNLHSGPVLLAVFGIGITIIYMTLNLKGAIFFGMATTAIIGMICGQIDMPSKIVSAIPSVTPTFGQAFIHLPEIFTPQMLIVILTFFFIDFFDTAGTLVAVANQAGFVKDNKVPRAGRSLFSDSAATVVGSIFGTSTTTSYVESTAGVAVGGRTGLTAIVVAICFSLSLFFSPLLGVITSAVTTPALVIVGILMIGNVAHIDWTKFEIAVPAFFVILMMVLTFSIATGIAIGFIFYPITMFLKGRYKEVHPIMYVMMLLFTLYFIFVV, from the coding sequence ATGGATAAATTTTTTAAACTTATGGAAAACAAAACATCTGTCAAAACTGAGGTTTTAGCTGGTCTTACTACTTTTTTGTCAATGGCTTATGTTCTTTTTGTGAATCCAACAATGCTTCATACAACAGGAATGCCACTTAAAACGGTCTTTGTGGCAACTGTCCTTGCAGCTGTAGTTGGGTCTCTTTTGATGGGGCTCATCGCCAACTACCCCATTGGACTTGCACCTGGCATGGGGTTAAATGCTTTTTTTGCTTATACGGTTTGCGCACAATGGGGTATTCCTTGGCAAACGGCATTATCAGGTGTCCTTGTTTCTGGGATCGTCTTTATCTGCCTAACGATCTCTGGAATTCGTGAAAAAGTCATCAATGCCATTCCCGCTGAATTAAAATATGCTGTTGGAGCCGGAATTGGCTTTTTTATCGCTTTTTTAGGGATGAAAAATGCGGGAATTATTGTAAGCAACCCATCAACAATTGTTGCACTTGGCAACCTGCATTCTGGTCCAGTTCTTTTAGCTGTATTTGGCATTGGTATCACAATCATTTACATGACTTTAAATCTCAAAGGAGCCATTTTTTTCGGCATGGCAACAACAGCCATTATCGGAATGATTTGTGGTCAAATTGATATGCCAAGTAAAATTGTTTCAGCGATTCCAAGTGTTACACCAACGTTTGGTCAAGCCTTCATTCACCTTCCAGAAATTTTCACACCACAAATGCTCATTGTCATCTTGACCTTCTTCTTTATTGACTTTTTTGACACAGCCGGAACACTTGTAGCTGTTGCTAATCAAGCTGGTTTTGTAAAAGATAACAAAGTTCCACGCGCGGGACGATCATTATTCTCTGATTCTGCAGCAACTGTTGTTGGCTCGATTTTTGGGACGTCTACAACGACGTCTTATGTTGAATCTACTGCTGGCGTAGCAGTGGGTGGACGAACTGGTTTAACAGCGATTGTTGTCGCCATTTGTTTTTCTTTATCCCTCTTTTTCTCACCCCTTCTTGGCGTCATCACTAGTGCGGTTACAACACCAGCGCTTGTTATCGTAGGAATTTTAATGATTGGAAACGTGGCACATATTGATTGGACTAAGTTTGAAATTGCTGTTCCTGCCTTTTTTGTTATTTTGATGATGGTTCTTACCTTTTCAATTGCAACGGGTATCGCAATCGGTTTTATTTTTTATCCGATTACAATGTTCTTAAAAGGACGCTATAAAGAAGTCCATCCCATCATGTATGTTATGATGTTACTTTTCACTTTATACTTTATTTTTGTTGTTTAA
- the gdhA gene encoding NADP-specific glutamate dehydrogenase — protein sequence MTISKQAAAEKYTKRIFESIKERDPAEVEFHQAVEEFLTTITPALIKDSKFEQNAILERLTEPERLVSFRIPWVDDHGKVQVNRGFRVQFNSAIGPYKGGLRFHPTVNSSIVKFLGFEQIFKNALTGLPIGGGKGGSNFDPKGKSDEEVMRFAQSFMTELAKHIGPNTDIPAGDVGVGPREIGFLFGQYKRMTGAFHAGSLTGKGLGYGGSLARTEATGYGVVYFTTEMLKDYDMKIKDQKVVVSGSGNVAIYAMEKAIHLGATVIGCSDSSGYIYDPDGIDVDTVKQIKEVERKRISEYPKHHKNATFTANKSVFELKCDIALPCATQNEIDEKIAKLLIKNGVKAVAEGANMPSTLEAIKTFQDNHIPFAPSKAANAGGVAVSALEMAQNSARLSWHFEEVDHELQKIMRNIHTRTSVIAKEYGEEGNLIVGANIAGFLKVADAMIAQGVI from the coding sequence ATGACCATTTCAAAACAAGCTGCTGCCGAAAAATACACAAAGCGCATTTTTGAAAGCATAAAAGAACGGGATCCTGCTGAAGTTGAATTTCATCAAGCAGTAGAAGAATTCTTGACTACCATTACACCTGCACTAATAAAAGATTCTAAATTTGAGCAGAACGCTATTTTAGAACGCTTAACAGAACCCGAACGTTTAGTTTCTTTTCGTATCCCGTGGGTAGATGATCATGGAAAAGTTCAAGTAAATCGCGGCTTTCGTGTCCAATTTAATAGTGCTATTGGTCCTTACAAAGGCGGCTTGCGTTTTCATCCAACCGTAAATAGTAGTATTGTGAAATTTTTAGGTTTTGAACAAATTTTTAAAAATGCTTTAACTGGGCTTCCAATTGGTGGTGGTAAAGGGGGTTCAAATTTTGACCCTAAAGGAAAGTCAGATGAAGAAGTTATGCGCTTTGCCCAAAGCTTCATGACTGAGCTCGCCAAACATATTGGCCCAAACACGGATATTCCCGCTGGTGATGTTGGTGTTGGCCCACGTGAAATTGGCTTTCTTTTTGGTCAGTATAAGCGAATGACAGGAGCTTTTCATGCCGGATCTTTAACCGGTAAAGGCCTTGGTTATGGAGGTAGCCTGGCTAGAACTGAAGCAACAGGATATGGCGTGGTCTATTTTACAACTGAAATGCTAAAAGATTACGATATGAAGATCAAAGACCAAAAAGTGGTTGTTTCTGGATCAGGTAATGTAGCCATTTATGCCATGGAAAAAGCCATTCATCTTGGTGCAACGGTTATTGGTTGCAGCGATTCAAGTGGTTATATTTATGATCCAGACGGTATCGATGTAGATACTGTGAAGCAAATAAAAGAGGTGGAAAGAAAACGAATTAGTGAATATCCTAAGCATCATAAAAACGCCACGTTTACAGCAAATAAAAGCGTATTCGAGCTTAAATGTGATATCGCTTTACCTTGCGCCACACAAAATGAAATCGATGAAAAAATCGCTAAATTATTAATAAAAAATGGTGTAAAAGCAGTAGCTGAAGGTGCAAATATGCCCTCAACACTAGAAGCGATTAAAACATTTCAAGATAACCACATCCCATTTGCCCCGTCAAAAGCAGCAAATGCTGGTGGTGTAGCTGTTTCAGCACTTGAAATGGCACAAAACAGTGCACGGCTTTCCTGGCACTTTGAAGAAGTCGACCATGAACTACAAAAAATCATGCGCAATATTCATACACGCACAAGCGTTATCGCGAAAGAATATGGTGAAGAAGGTAACCTCATTGTTGGGGCAAATATTGCTGGATTCCTAAAAGTCGCTGATGCCATGATTGCACAAGGTGTGATTTAA
- a CDS encoding lactonase family protein → MQTNTVTAYIGTYTKSESEGIYRLVVDKNTGEIVQSELAGKMSNPTYLKITTDGNYLYSVAKDGEKGGIAAFKLLEDGTLDLLNKKVKPGNPPCYVDASDDGSVVVSANYHLGQIISYQTKSGALTDSVSEIQHIGKSVHERQEKPHAHFAGFSPDQKFVITCDLGTDHVTTYREADASLKETSSLKVTPGSGPRNLVFHPNGQYVYIMTELTSEVIVCEYDAASGQLNMIQTIPTLPTNFTKAYKGSAIHISTDGRFLYISNRGQDAIVSFTINETDGTLTLNETVSVEGDGPRDFDLDPSGEILIAANENSNNITVFKVEKQTGTLKLLQKNIKVPEPVCVKFMK, encoded by the coding sequence ATGCAAACAAATACTGTAACTGCTTATATTGGTACATATACAAAATCTGAAAGTGAAGGAATTTACCGCTTAGTTGTCGACAAAAATACGGGTGAAATCGTTCAAAGTGAACTCGCTGGAAAAATGAGCAATCCCACCTATTTAAAAATTACAACGGACGGAAATTATCTATATTCCGTAGCTAAAGATGGTGAAAAAGGCGGTATCGCAGCATTTAAACTCCTTGAAGATGGTACACTTGATTTATTGAATAAAAAAGTGAAGCCGGGAAATCCTCCATGCTATGTTGATGCTTCTGATGACGGTAGTGTTGTTGTTTCTGCTAATTATCACCTAGGCCAAATTATAAGCTATCAGACAAAAAGTGGTGCATTAACAGACTCTGTGAGCGAAATTCAACACATCGGAAAAAGCGTCCACGAGCGTCAAGAAAAGCCACACGCGCATTTTGCTGGTTTTTCACCCGACCAAAAATTTGTCATAACTTGTGATTTGGGAACAGATCACGTAACAACTTACCGTGAAGCGGATGCTTCTTTAAAAGAAACCAGCAGCTTAAAAGTAACGCCAGGTAGTGGGCCACGTAACCTAGTATTTCATCCAAATGGGCAATATGTATATATTATGACAGAGCTTACTTCTGAAGTAATCGTTTGTGAATACGATGCTGCCAGTGGCCAATTGAATATGATTCAAACAATCCCTACTTTACCAACTAATTTTACCAAAGCCTATAAAGGAAGTGCGATTCATATTTCAACTGACGGAAGATTTCTCTATATTTCAAATCGTGGACAAGATGCGATTGTAAGTTTTACCATAAATGAAACAGATGGAACACTAACACTTAACGAAACCGTTTCTGTTGAGGGAGATGGACCACGCGACTTTGATCTTGATCCAAGTGGTGAAATTCTGATTGCTGCTAACGAAAATTCAAATAATATCACCGTATTTAAAGTAGAGAAACAAACTGGAACATTAAAGCTTTTACAAAAAAACATCAAAGTGCCTGAACCTGTTTGTGTAAAATTTATGAAGTAA
- a CDS encoding DinB family protein, with protein sequence MKFTQLSIDTLARAKERFEESLNQMSVAESNTMPAPLIKSVTWLIWHTARELDYQISDLNKSQPLWLSQGWKEKFGLDLPDDTEDWHHTPQEAAKVIVSDKAILLDYLNASIDFTTSFLNTLEEESLDEIIDANWDPVVTRATRIVSIIDDAVMHSGQAVYTRRLVINK encoded by the coding sequence ATGAAATTCACACAATTATCAATTGATACTTTAGCACGGGCTAAAGAACGTTTTGAAGAGTCCTTAAATCAAATGAGCGTAGCTGAAAGCAATACAATGCCTGCTCCGTTAATTAAATCCGTCACTTGGTTAATTTGGCACACGGCACGAGAGCTTGATTATCAAATTTCTGATTTAAACAAGAGTCAACCACTGTGGTTAAGCCAAGGATGGAAAGAAAAATTTGGATTGGATTTACCTGATGATACGGAGGATTGGCATCATACTCCTCAAGAAGCAGCTAAAGTGATTGTTTCAGATAAAGCAATCTTGCTAGATTATTTAAACGCCAGTATCGACTTTACAACGTCTTTTTTAAATACACTTGAGGAAGAAAGCCTTGATGAAATTATTGATGCAAATTGGGATCCCGTCGTTACGCGTGCAACTCGTATTGTATCCATCATTGATGATGCTGTAATGCACTCTGGTCAGGCGGTTTATACAAGAAGGTTAGTGATTAATAAGTAA